The proteins below come from a single Iocasia fonsfrigidae genomic window:
- the scpB gene encoding SMC-Scp complex subunit ScpB: protein MVKDNWLAGIEALLFSTAEPISIDEMTKILNISEIKLRKYLSSLAAEYKKEQHGVFLKEYNGSYVLMTKPEYSSLIEDMYNKKITRLSQAALETLAIIAYKQPVTRAEIEEIRGVKAEKTLLTLGKYGLVEELGRKDTIGNPIVYGTTKEFLRHFDLENLSELPEVEEED, encoded by the coding sequence ATGGTGAAGGATAATTGGCTGGCAGGGATAGAGGCCCTGCTATTTTCAACAGCTGAACCTATTTCGATAGATGAAATGACAAAGATCTTAAATATATCAGAAATAAAGCTGCGCAAGTATTTGTCTTCCCTGGCAGCTGAATATAAGAAAGAACAGCACGGGGTATTTTTAAAAGAATATAATGGGAGTTATGTTCTTATGACTAAACCGGAGTATTCCTCACTTATTGAGGATATGTATAATAAAAAAATTACCCGTTTAAGTCAGGCGGCACTGGAAACGCTGGCTATAATTGCCTATAAACAGCCAGTAACAAGGGCCGAGATAGAGGAGATTCGTGGTGTTAAGGCTGAAAAAACCTTGCTTACCCTCGGCAAATATGGGCTTGTTGAAGAATTAGGCCGTAAAGATACAATAGGTAATCCGATAGTCTATGGTACAACAAAAGAGTTTTTGCGGCATTTCGACCTTGAGAATTTAAGTGAATTACCAGAGGTTGAAGAAGAGGACTAA
- a CDS encoding segregation and condensation protein A, with product MVYEVQLESFQGPLELLYQLVKKNRIEISNISLASITEQYLDYLNNLQEFNLDYASEFMLIATELIAIKARTILPQDDEIDEEDEGNKLVRRLKEYHLFKKISLVLRDFEEKSCKMFSRPINEESFISADLRLNLDLELSQLITAYQKSINSISKKEEEEEGQRGVKSHLPDFKFEEIKIEDKIREIVRRLLETETGLSFKELINNRKNRIEIVVTFLSILELARQSKIRVKQDRVFSNINLSRVLAKN from the coding sequence ATGGTCTATGAAGTCCAACTAGAGAGTTTTCAGGGTCCACTGGAACTCCTTTATCAGTTAGTTAAAAAAAACAGGATAGAGATTAGCAATATCTCCTTGGCTAGTATAACTGAACAGTATCTGGATTATCTGAACAATCTTCAGGAATTTAATCTTGATTATGCTAGTGAATTTATGCTTATTGCAACAGAGTTGATTGCAATTAAGGCCAGAACAATACTCCCTCAGGATGATGAAATTGATGAGGAAGATGAGGGGAATAAGCTGGTCAGGCGTTTAAAGGAATATCACCTTTTTAAAAAGATATCTCTGGTTTTAAGGGATTTTGAGGAAAAGTCCTGTAAGATGTTTAGCAGACCAATTAATGAGGAGAGTTTTATAAGTGCTGATCTAAGACTTAATCTTGATCTAGAACTGTCCCAGTTAATAACAGCTTATCAAAAGTCGATTAATTCTATAAGTAAGAAAGAGGAAGAGGAAGAAGGTCAGAGGGGTGTGAAGAGTCACCTCCCCGACTTTAAGTTTGAAGAAATAAAGATTGAGGATAAGATAAGAGAGATTGTAAGAAGACTTCTTGAGACAGAGACAGGGCTTTCTTTTAAAGAGTTAATTAATAACCGGAAAAATAGGATTGAGATAGTAGTTACTTTCTTAAGTATTCTTGAGTTAGCCAGGCAGTCAAAGATAAGGGTTAAGCAGGATAGGGTATTTTCCAATATAAATTTATCCAGGGTGCTGGCAAAAAATTAA
- a CDS encoding site-2 protease family protein, which produces MELILAIPILLLSLSFHEFSHGKASDMLGDPTPRMMGRLTLNPLVHLDLVGTLVLIITRRFGWAKPVIVNPRYYQNQRQGMMLVGMAGPAANFVLAFVFAMLLRSFSLITGQPLGSLLFQINYLGPGNIVEVLVNFLFLGVLMNLGLALFNLIPVPPLDGSKILRGFLPPKFDRYLYQLEGPVGMIILLVLLYTGILSSIITPILGILVNILL; this is translated from the coding sequence ATGGAATTGATTCTGGCTATACCTATTTTATTATTGTCATTATCTTTTCATGAGTTTTCTCATGGTAAGGCCTCAGATATGCTGGGTGATCCAACCCCCAGGATGATGGGCCGGTTAACACTTAATCCCCTGGTACATCTTGACCTTGTAGGTACCCTAGTTTTAATAATTACCAGGAGATTTGGTTGGGCTAAACCGGTAATAGTTAATCCGCGGTATTATCAGAATCAGAGACAGGGGATGATGCTGGTTGGGATGGCTGGTCCAGCAGCAAATTTTGTTCTTGCTTTTGTTTTTGCTATGTTACTGAGGTCTTTTTCCCTTATTACAGGTCAACCCCTGGGCAGTCTTTTGTTTCAGATTAATTACCTTGGTCCGGGGAATATTGTAGAAGTCTTGGTAAATTTCTTATTTTTGGGTGTACTCATGAATTTGGGTTTAGCTCTCTTTAATCTTATACCTGTGCCGCCATTAGATGGTTCAAAGATACTGCGTGGTTTTTTGCCCCCTAAATTTGACAGGTATTTATACCAGTTAGAGGGTCCAGTTGGTATGATAATTCTTCTGGTATTATTATATACTGGTATTTTGTCGAGTATAATAACCCCTATCTTAGGTATTCTGGTTAATATTCTGCTATAA